From Leptospira kirschneri serovar Cynopteri str. 3522 CT:
GAGAAATTCTGAAAGTTCTAGAAATGGCAAAAGGTCCACTTTCTATCAAAGAAATTTACGAACTTTCCCGAAAAAATCTAGACAATTTAGGAATCGCAACGGTTTACAGGACAGTCAACCATTTGATGGAAAATGGAAGCATTCATGAGATTCATCTTCCGGGAGAATCTTCCCGTTTCGAGGCGAGTAATCATCATCACCATCATTTTCATTGTAAACAATGTGACCGTGTATTTGACATTGAAATCTGCCCGATTCCTCTGGACAAAAGTCCAAAAGGTTTTACCGTGGACACCCATGAGATCATTCTCTATGGAACCTGTTCCGATTGCAATTCCAAGGCACGATGAATTCTGAAACCCGAATCAAAATTAGAATAATCTGGATCTTTTTACTCCTTTTACTTGGATTTTTATTTTTAGACCGAGTTCTATTCCCGATTGCACTTTTCGAATTTCCAAATGAACTCGAATGGGATACTTCTCCTTGGTACAACTTCCTTCATAAACGAAAAAACATTCATTTTGAAAAAGACGAAAAGGGAATCCTTATAACTGGAAGTAGTGTAGCTCTTTATTCTTCTTATCCGAAACAGATAACCGAAGAAATAAGAAACTCTAACCTAAAAGACGGAAAAAAATTTAGGGCTGAATTTTATTCTCATCCGGCCCTATCTCCTACGGATCTTTATTATTATTCGGACGATATTTTATCTAAAAAACCGGAATTGGTGGTCTACATACTCAATCCGGCAGATTTACAATTGGATTATATTCAAAAATTAGAATCTTCTGAAGTCCATTTCGACGAGCGGGCAAGAATAAAAGATTACAAAGTTCGCCACCAGAATCGTTTCATTTTTCCGGGAGAGTTCCTTGCAGATCATTGGAGAGATTATACAAAAGCGGAAATTTTTGCTCAGTTGACGAAAACATTTATACTGTTAAATCGGTTTAGAAATTTCTTATACGATCCTTGGACAGAATACATAGAACATCATACCAGAACCATGCGTTCTTATCATTACTACACAGGTTCCATACCTAAAGAAGGGATTTTTCTCCGAGGATGGACCCCACCTTCGTTTACGATTGAATGTGAACTCAAAGATGGAAAGTTGTCGGAAGATATTTTCACTCAGAAGCCGGGAATTCGAGTTCAAATCGAAGAAATAAATCCAAGTGAAAAACATCTAAACAGAGAACCGATTTTTTATGATCAAACCTTTTCTAAACCCGGATGGAAACCGCTTTTTCTCGATTTTAAAAAGAATTCATCCGTAGAGAATCTTAAATCGGTCATCTTAAAATTTACAGTTTCTCCTACTACAAGTTCCGACGAAGTAGACGCTAGAATTTTCGGAATTCCTGTTCACTACGGGATTCGTCTTCCTCAAAATTTTTGTAGAAAGGAAATTAGAACCGATATTTCTTATGATAGAATTCACGGTTTAGACGATGATCGAATCGAAACCATGTCTGATGAAGATTATCGGAAAGACTATGAAAAACGTCTTTATTTCAATCCAGAAAACGAAGGTGCCCTCAATCGTTTGAAAAAAATTCAAAAAAACAAAGAGATTTTAGGAAACGTAACTTACTTTACTTGGTCCGAAATTCAATTTTTGGAAAAGACAATTTCTAAATTTCGAACAAATGGTCAAAAATGGATCATCATCAATTCTCCCGAAAATCCGATCGAAAGTAAATATTATAAAAATGGAAACTGGTATCGTGGTTATCTTGAATTTTTAAATTCTTATAAAAACGATACGTACGGTTTTTACGATCTCAAAGATTCGATTCCGGATAAAAGATCGTTTTTAGATCCGCACCACCTAACATTTAACGCTGCAAAACGTAGCTCTTCTTTATATACAAACGTCATTTTGGATTTTTTAAACGTTTCGGAGCGGAAAAAATGATTCTGTTTTTTTCAAAAATGCGCGCTTTTTTTGAAAATCCTTTTTGGATTCTTCCTTTATTTATTACGTTATACGTTATTTGTTCCCTGTTGATTTGGAAAAAATACAATTGGAATCCAAGTTCGCAAATTAATTTTGGAAAACAATTCGTGGTTCAAAATACAGAAGAAACTCCGAAAGGTGCGGTTATTTTTTTAGGTCGTCCAGGTGATTTAGGAGCCGGTTATGACGGACAAATCTTTTATTATTATTCTAGAATGTTGAGCGGATTCCATTTAAATTGGCCCAAAGGTTTTGAAGAAAATATTCGAGCTCCTAGAATCGGTTATCCCCTTTTAGTTTCTGTTTTCGGTTGGTTCGGAACCTGGGGAACCGTATTTGGAATGTATTTCTTAAATTTATTTCTGATTTTGTTTTCCTGGTTCTTAGTCAGAGATTTATGCGGAGTAAAATATCGTGTCTATTCTAGTTTTTATTTATTTTCTCCTTTTCTTTTAGGAAGTTATACTCTTTTAGTCAGCGACGCAGTACTAACTGGACTTTTAGTAATTACGTTTTGGTTCTACAAAAAGGAAAAATGGATTTGGTTCTTTTTATTTGGTGGGCTTTCGATTTTGACAAAAGAACAGGCGTTTTTTTTACTCTTTCCTCTCGGTGTCCAATCTCTTTTGGAAAAAAAATGGAAAAACTCTATTCTGATCGTTTCTACTTTGTTATTACCGTTTTTTTGGGCTGCTTTTTTAAGAATTCAATTTCCGAATTGGTCTCCAACACGATTTACCGATTTTTTTACTCCGTTAGACGGGTTTGTAGGTTACTGGAAAGAAATCAACGAACCTTCTTTATTATCTTTTTTGCAAGTTCCAAATTTAAAAACGGGTCTTGTTCTTTTTGCTAAAAAGTTTTCTAGACTTCCTCTTTTTCTTTTATTTCTTGCGGGTTTGTTCGTATTTTGCAGTGGAAATTGGAAAAAGGGAATCGCAGGAAGACTTTCTTTTTTTCTGGTGATCTTTTCCGTTTTTTCCGCGGGTTATGTGTTGTATTGGTCTTCCTATGAAAACGTTTCTAGAATGTTTACGGTTTCGATCGCATTTTTGATTTTTTGGAAATTAGAAGACGATTCCATTGCGGATCTTTTCTATTGGATAGTTACAGGAAGTATTCTTTTGATTTTTTTGTTTAAACTTGCGTTTGTTTCTTCTATTCTTCCTTATGAAATCTGGAATTGACAGTATTTCATAAGGAAGTTTCTAAACAAATTTGATCAATAAAAAAACAAGTTTAAGAGCAGCTCATCTTTCATTTCAAATTAACGTGAAAGTTCGGTTATATGTTTATTACTCAGAGTTATATAATAAAGTACCCGATCTTTTACACTTCAGTAGTGTGAAATTCAGAGAAAGAAAACCGGGGCGAATCCGGCATTGCCGGACCGCGCTTTCAGCTCCGATCAACAAATTGAGGGTTTGTTTGAAAACAAAATCTTTTCCTGAATTCAATTTGTTGATCCCGCCTCAATCGCTTTCGCATTTGTTATGCCCTGCTCACGTTAAAATACGACCCATAATGCGCTTACATTTTTTGATTTTTTACACGAATTCAGAATTAGTATATTCAAATATTTTACTTTTTTAAAGCGATATTGTAGTGATGATCTTATTGTGTATTGGCGACAAGTAATAAATCAGACATTTCGGATTATTCTCTCAGAGAAATTTTAAATAACGCGAAAGGGAATCGGTGCGGAGGACTCAAGCAGAAGGCTGCCCGTAGCAAGCTAGATTTCGCTCCGGTTTTCTTACATAGAACTTACATTAAATATTTCATTATGAAATATAGATTTGTGATAGTTCTCACAACTTTGCGGAAAAATTCGGCGGAGTTAACATTAACCGAAATTTATATTTTCTAAAATCAATCTCCATTTTCCGAAAAGCGGATTTTATAACTTTTATAAATTCTTTCATTGATTTCCGGAAGTTTTTTTCGATTTAAAGCGATTTCGGTTCCATCATCCAAAGAGATCAAAGCGTATTCCGATTTACCATGTTTTATACTTTGTCTTAAATCTTGAACGGATTTTACGTTTTGACCGTCTATCTTTT
This genomic window contains:
- a CDS encoding Fur family transcriptional regulator; the protein is MENKKTVLRNTKQKGEILKVLEMAKGPLSIKEIYELSRKNLDNLGIATVYRTVNHLMENGSIHEIHLPGESSRFEASNHHHHHFHCKQCDRVFDIEICPIPLDKSPKGFTVDTHEIILYGTCSDCNSKAR
- a CDS encoding AZOBR_p60025 family cell surface glycopolymer formation protein; translation: MILFFSKMRAFFENPFWILPLFITLYVICSLLIWKKYNWNPSSQINFGKQFVVQNTEETPKGAVIFLGRPGDLGAGYDGQIFYYYSRMLSGFHLNWPKGFEENIRAPRIGYPLLVSVFGWFGTWGTVFGMYFLNLFLILFSWFLVRDLCGVKYRVYSSFYLFSPFLLGSYTLLVSDAVLTGLLVITFWFYKKEKWIWFFLFGGLSILTKEQAFFLLFPLGVQSLLEKKWKNSILIVSTLLLPFFWAAFLRIQFPNWSPTRFTDFFTPLDGFVGYWKEINEPSLLSFLQVPNLKTGLVLFAKKFSRLPLFLLFLAGLFVFCSGNWKKGIAGRLSFFLVIFSVFSAGYVLYWSSYENVSRMFTVSIAFLIFWKLEDDSIADLFYWIVTGSILLIFLFKLAFVSSILPYEIWN